The region CTTTTCCTTTTCAATGTCTTCCGCTCCAACCTAGATAAGAAAAACATGAaagaataaaacaatttaaaaataaaaaatagaatcccgcaaataataataaatagaaacAATGGAGATCAATCTGCAAAATCAACATGAAAGTTGAAAGTTAAAGATAGACTAACCTAATCCATTTAAAACAGATACTTAGAAAAAGACTAACACATCAATAGCAACAGAGTAATTTTGATAACAAAAACCTTGTCAAATTAAGAGAATTTAAGGTCATCAGCAATAATACATAAATGTCAAGTAAATGCATAACATAGCAAGCAACAATCAGATCATCCTTTGACCTTTTGTTAACACTTCTAGATGTGGTGAACCTGGAGCAGACAACAATTTCGATTCATATTCTTTAAACAGTGAAGCTAATGGAAATATTCTAAATATGCTAAACCACAGACCTACGTCATTTCACTTACAGAAACGTGTATGTGAAAAAGATACTTAAATATGGAACCGAGCCAACTGTAACATGAATGATTCAAGGCTCTCACACATAGGCAAACCAAGGTGCCCAACATACTTGCTTCAAGACTCCAGCAACCAAAAGGACAGAGAGACAAGAGGGAGAACAAATGGAAAGCACATCTAAAAGGAAGAGAAATTTAGAGAAATGGGGGAAGAAGGAAAGCAAAGAGTTGTGACTATATAGAACATATAGAGGAGAATCCATGGTTAAAAAAACATGGTTTCTATTTAAGATACATACTCCCCAAGGTTGCCACTGAAAACACCTGATTCCCTCAACATCATTTCTTCTTCACGTAGCTTGTCAACGTTGTTCTTCTCTCTATAAAGCCTATAGAACTCCAGCAAGCGAGCAACATCTTGGCTCCTATCTATGGTCCCAACCTCTCTTTTCGCTAGCTTTTGCTGAAAATTTGAAGTATGTGTCAGGAATTGCAAGTTACATTACAAAGAAACATTAAGAGGATAaaatcttttatataaaatatccTTAGAAAAAATGCATTAAATATTCAAACATTCATAAGCCAGCCACATTTCCAACCTAGCTTTCTCCAACAAATACCAACATGCAAACCTAATAAGCACCAACAGAAACCAAGATGCATACATGTTCAGGCATGAAATATTTCATCATATTAAGTGGACATAAATTAAATCTCACAACTATTAATTGGAGTCATAGTAGCACATAAATTTAATAAAGGCCTTAATAACTATTACCAATTCATTTTATGTTGGATGCCCATGTTAAAATTTAACATGGCATCAAAGCCGAGCATTGCCTCCATTGATGCGTAGTTGATACAGCATGAGAGGCCCACTGTGCACACATGTGAAGCTCATGCTACATGATAGGACTTTTGCCTCTACATGTAAGGCTGAGAATAAGGCTGAGAATTGAGGTAAAGATAAAGTAGATTCCACATCCGTTAAATGGGGGGTTAACTAGGGAACATAAATACAAAGTGAGCCTCTCCACCTATTGTCCATTGGTTTTAGGTTAGATGCCCATTTTAATATTGAACACaacataaaataatcatttcaattGTTCTAGGACTTTTTAGCCAACCCTATTTGATGGATGTGCTGTCAGCATCTAAACTTGCATAAGGGAGTCCAAACGCCAACTACATCCAAGGAAACAAGTAACAACCAAGAAGCACATGCTCGTCTATATGTACACACACAAAAATTGCATACTGAAGAAACTACTCATTCTCATTCTTGCAATAGAAGTTCTTGCTTTGCGCTACTAGCATTTTTCATAGATTTGATATATACCTTGATCACAGACATTAGACCAGTCTTGAATTGTAAAACACCTCTGCCTTCACTATTAGGATCCAGATTTTGAGCAAGTGAATAGGCATGCTCACATACTGCAAGAAAGCAAACAAATTTAGCAAGTCAAAAACATTAAACAGCTTTGCCAAAGACCTATGATACTTCTCTAAAGCAAAAATGATAGCTTCAAAGTTGTAAAAACTAATATGCAGCCTAAATCATTCTTGTCAGTCACATAACTGAAATAGAGAACTTGCTTATCATAATTGTACTTTCAATACCAAAGTCAGTCTCTTATCATTCTAGCAACAAGCATCAAATTAACGAAAAGAGAACTGCTCCTTcgtagagaaaaaaaaagaaagaaacatctCACAGACATATAGATACTCATACGCAAACATACGTGCAGAGAAACAGATAGAGAAACAGTTTTAGCTGTTTTATATTAGCATTGTCTAAGTGTCTTCAATTTTTTATGCTCAACATGTAAACTATCATCAGTCGGACTCGTGTGCACAAGTACAGACTACATACTAAACAACAAGCATAACACCTATAACCTGAACCACTAAAGCATTGTCTATTAACTGTAAGAAATATATCATTCTGCAAGGGTTCAAGTCATATGTGTTAACATTAACCAATCCTTAATCTTCCAACCATAACTCAAAACCCTCTAAGGCCATAATTCATTCACCAAAAATTTACTaagtaacaaaaaataaaacatcCGCAAGGGTACTTAAAACTCCCACTAGAATTGAGGAGCTTGTCTTCTCATCACACAAGCTCATACTAGGTGTATGAGATATGACTTCATTAACCATGCAACTTGAAAATAATGCCACCAATAAAAGTGACATACAACCATTTCATAAATATGCAATATTCTTAAGACATAACTTTGGAACTTTCTACTTATcataacaaattttgaaaatttagacATGTCTTCCAATACCCATGATTTACAATTAGCAACATAAATAAGCAATAAAAATCAGAAGAAATGATGGATTGGTTGATAGAATAACAAAAGATTCATACATAGCTATGTTGCAAaccaaaggaaaagaaataaacaTACAAATTCTAGCTACGTTAGGTTCTTCATCCTGAATTTCATCTGCAACTCTCAGAATTGTATCTATATCTCTATTATTAAGAGATGAAGGAACGTATCCAGCAATTCCACCAGCAGCATGTCCTACTGAACCCATCCCAAATCTTTCCCTTCTTAACGCCGCCCGTACTAACCGCTCCCATAGCTCCTCCGCTCGAGACATTTCGGTATAGATAAGTCACACAAATTCTACAACAACAGATTATAGAAATTCAAACATCAGACTCATAAAAGCTTACGTATAAAAGTAAATATCAACGTATGCAAGTTAAGAGCTACAACAGCTGAAATATGTCATGTGCTAATCATACAACAAACAAAGCATCATAACAGCAAAGTACATTAGCTGCCTCGCTGCAGTGCCTTGTAGCCAGAACAGTCAAGATTGATACTTAAGATTTTTAGGAACACTAAAATGCGGATAAACAGTAAGTTAACTAATTAACACAGGCTATagaacattttttttctaaaaatgaaaatcaaaaacaaatataattagaGCACCCCGCGAATTGATTTTAAGCCCATAATAATACTAAATCCTATCTCACATGCCTTCAGCTGCGACTAACAGACgaattcaaactttaaaaaattaacattgtttATTCAATATTTACATAAAAGAACACACATATGAACAATATCCGAAATTGCTTTCTACGTTTTATGAGATCTTTTTCTTCCTCAATTTCCGGACACACAAACAGATCACTGGAAGTTTACATCAGATGctgaaaattaaaaaaggaaatgGCGTACCAGATAACTGTAAGGAAAAACCCTAGCATCCGAGTTGAAACGAGTTCAATCGATGAGAACTCGGGaggtttttgaataaaagtaacCGCTGAAATAGAAAGGAATGGtggttttgatttaattttaaaacagcAAAAAGAGACGAGatcaatgaaaaagaaaagtagCAAAGGTAAAAAGAAACCAGTTTTACCGGCAACAGCCGGTTGCACACGCCTTTAAATTGTATATGAATGACGCGGTGAAGCAAGCTCCGTCTCACGTGCCAACTAATGACTTTGCACGCTGAAATAGACCGCTGAAATAGACAATCCCAACCCAACTGATTTTAACTTTTCCATATGAAAAAATGCActtttttaagttatatttttttcGCAATCCTTTTGAGTAAATAGTACTTTTTAGGGAAaaacacttctcaaaagcacaACTGAAGAGGCCATAAATTAAGTTCGAATGATACCAAATTCCAAGCTCGATGATTAAACTCAAGTGTGTTGGAGCATGATTTGAGTTTAAACTAACTCGagacataattaaattatttgagctTGAATTCGATAAATCAATACGAgaagatttaattaaatttgtaacatgtttgaattaaatattaCAATATATAAATTTGGCTTAATCGATAGCTCGAGCTACAAAAGTTAGAGCTTAATTCGATAATATTGAATCGAACTTGAATTTTTTTGGTTGCTATTGTTATGATATCATTATTAGGTCCAAATTTggtacttttaattttaataatatcatcATTAGGTCCAAAATGATACCATTGGTTGTTATTGTTAAAGTGATGacgtataaatttttaataacttttattcGATTATACAACTAAGGACGCATGAAATACAGTCAACCGTGTTTAGCTGATAATAATTTTACATAGTATCTGAATGTTTAAAGTTGTTTTAAAACAATCCTATATTATCACTTTAGTAGCAACAAACGATGTTAACAATTTGGACCAACTGATAATATTATATAAACTTACAGAGACTAAATTGTGCCAATTTAAAGCATAGAAgtaatttctaattttcaatataatatagggactaaagCAGAACTAGactaataaaaaaatgtttaaataatgactttttaaatgctgtatatatgttatgtttcaatttatatttttaccttTGTATGAAGAGTCAGATTatattttgccccctctactcgaaaaaataggtaaattaggcttcatatattagatcaaagagtaaatcggtccattatgttaaaatttccatccatttgtactgttaaattttgacataattgATGGAATAACCAGATAGTGACACATGACGTGTCACATGTACCTCACATACCAACTTTAAACAATagaaatttattgaaatttattccACGGACAGCATgtgtctctctttttttttaaatattaattttttaaagttttactaTAACCGAACACTTGTCAGCCCTCTAACTTTAATCGTAAAGTCTAGAAACTATAACTATAAATCTGGACAAAATTGGAAACCTATACCAACTAAAAGCGTCCCaatttgaatggattgcttatacttttttattttattttggccaGTAAATGGATTGCTTATACTTAGTAGTTAAGTTAATAATCTGGACAAAATTAGAAATCTATGCCAACAATGAAAGCCGTCCCAATTTGAATGGGTTGCTTAATTAGATATAGATGATTTGTTCTTTTGTTGAGGACAcattaattgagtaattaaaattaaatttaaggttatttaatgtatatcatataattttattttattataaattcttatcatatctgtttttttatacaatttttagaattatttatagcccctctcaactcttaaatagaagattaatgcgcttcagcacactcgaacccacgtcttCATACATTGGTAACAATACCGATATtaatcgagttaaaactcaatcggcACGTGCATcatataattaaaacttaattattattttgatggtgGTATTAGGGTTTAATTAGATATAAAACGACTAAAAAAATGGCATAGAattttcacaactcaaaatttaataatataattaatttttattttatattaatatttatatattcattattaattgatttaaaaataaatagaatttgtaTCATTGGTTGAGTCAAGCagaatatatgttttatatgtaaTAAATTTAGTAGGAATTGATACCTCAAGTCATTCGAGCTCTCTGTAGAGTTAggagaaaaattctaaattcgTCTTCTTTTAAAGGGAGGTTGACTACTTATATAGAAGTTTTTAAAGTGTTATTTGTTTAGAGTTAATAGACCCTTCAATGAGTTGATATTGTGCCTGAGTTTTGTCTATAAACTTTATGAAAAGCTCAAGTGCATTGAAAAGACGCCCAATAAGGTGATAGATTTACAAAGCAATAGTGTTCCATCATATCAAATCATGCATGGCACACGCCCACATACCAAGAGAACATGCACATTCGTGCTCGGTGGCTTAAACCCTTGACCTATAGCATATGTGTCACAAGAGAGGATGCAAGTGTCTATATTTCTTTTTGGTAAATGATTGTGCGCCACACACAATCCAATCTGATGAAATGTTCCTACTCAATGAATCTGTCGCTTATTTAGACAGCCATAGGCACTTGGGCTCTTTACAAAGTTTAAAGTCAAAACCctgacttttttttttgttaagggAAAGCCAATTCATTTTAAACAAGTCTTCAAAGTGTTGTCTATTCAGAACCAACAAACCCTCCAATGGGTTGATATTGTCATTGGGTTTAGTTAGGGTTTTGAATTCTAACTTTACGGGGAACTGAGTACCTTGATAGGCTACCTAACAATAGTACTGACTCTTTAAGGGTTCATCAACTCCATACAGATGATGCTTGAGGAGAAAATAATCCAACTTGATGTAGTTATAAAATAATCCACACATAATATTACAATAAATCTCAAACTTTAAAACTTCATTTACAAAGCCATAACTTCACTATTAACTTAAGGCCTTATCTTCTTCACATTTTAAATAGATTATGATTTTGGTGAGAACATGTACATATTATCCTCAACATAATATTTAAgttaatttcatacattaattGCGATTTAAAACTCTAAACGTAGTATTAACTCAGTTGATATTAACATAGTTGAAAGTTATTTTAGGATTCCAataaccaatttttttaaaaaaattctcataaacccctcaaaattttgaaaatcttatTAGCCCCCAAAACTTAAACCCCATTGCCAATAACCCCAAGTTAGGAATTCTAGTTATAAAACTAGtatttatttagttaaaataCAGATAATTTTCACTCCAATTTGTTGCAACAGCAACCAATATGAAACAGTACTGAACAATTTGGCATTTTcagttgaacaaaaaaaaaaaaaaaatcaaatcactCACAATTTGTTCTTCAATAACTAATTAATCCATTGATAATgacattgttttttttatttcacaaagttttttgttttatttttttccaaaattaaaaaggaaaaaagaatccGTTTCCTAACCTATtactttcatggaaaatttaacatttttgctGGAAAATGGAAGTTAATATGGTGTTTTAACTTGGTTGTTATTTTTTTACATACAACAATAATCTGTGTTTGTTTGCAGAATTTTCTCCCTCCAattctcccttttttttaaatttaattttatttcttcattaAATCAATCattaatgaagaagatgaatcaAGCAAGATTTTGATTATGGCGGCAACTAAAACCTCACGATCCGGCGGCGGAAGCGGTGGCGACGACTATATGTTTCGCGCCAGCAAACGTTTAAAAACCGAAACTAGCGGCGGATTAGCAAGGTTCAAAGGTATCGTGCCGCAACAAAATGGGCATTGGGGCGCTCAAATCTACGCCAACCATCAAAGGATTTGGCTCGGTACATTCAAATCGGAGAACGAAGCAGCGCTGGCGTATGACAGTGCGGCGATCGGACTTCGTATTGGAGATCCCCATCGGAATTTTCCCTGGTCCTATGACAACATCCAAGAACCTAATTTCCAAAATCTTCACACCACTCGAGATATACTGAACATGATCAAATCCGGTTCTTACCAATCCAAATACGCCGATTATACTAAATCAAACGCAAATCACAACAAAAACACGATCCACAACGACACAAAATTCGCATGGCAACAACTTTTTCAGAAGGAATTAACTCCAAGTGACGTCGGAAAGCTTAACCGTCTCGTCATCCCTAAAAAACATGCCGTCAAACACTTCCCGCACATCGAAAACGATCACCAAACCTTCACCACCGCCAATGGCGGTTGCGAAGACGTCGAGCTTGTTTTCTACGATACGTCGATGAAAATGTGGAGATTTCGGTACTGCTACTGTAAGAGCAGCCAAAGCTTTGTGTTTACGAGGGGATGGAACCGATTCGTGAAGGATAAAAAGCTGAAGGAAAAGGACGCCATCGCGTTTTACACATGCGAATGCACCGGCGAGATCGAACATGGCCGGGGTTTCTTCTTGATCGATGTGAATTATAATGGTGGTGATGACGAAAATGGTGGTCGCATCGATGTGTTTAAGAGATTGGGGTCGTCATCGGttcttcatcatcatcaaggTGAGTTGCATGTGGGATTGGAATTGAATTTGGGGACGAATTTTTACTGCAATTTGGATGAAAAACACAATGAAAATGGTGAAGAACAGGGTCTCAGTGGATTAAAATCGTCATCCTCCCATAGTGTGAAGGAGAAGAGGATTACTTTATTTGGAGCACGGATTAACTGATAATTacagtattatatatattttggacTTTTTTTACCAAGCATTATGCTGGGGTTGGATGAGCGGTATTTTAATTGTGATTAGTGTAAAATCAGTGATAGCGGTGAAATTAAATTCGATAACGATACTATAacatgagacaaaaagtaaactacaCGCATCACACcccaccgcccatccaaacccaatCTTAATTATGTTTTCGATGTTTTTGTAATTAGATTGGGGTAACATTGATTAGATATCAATGCAAATGGTTGGTCcaataattagataaattattaaagttttataaaaaataaatatatttttttaaaaaaattggttcaatAATTTTTAGCTCAATTTGATCCGTTCATATTAGTTTAGGGAACAATCAATTTAACTTCTTTCTCCAAATTAGTATATCTGTCACTGGGTGGAGTCAAGGGGTTGGCAAGCCAGACCCAGCCTAAAATggaaatttaactattaaatcctttataatttataaaaactttaaattagtataaggtaaaattattttttaaaaaattggttcAATAATTTTTAGCTCAATTTGATCCGTTCATATTAGTTTAGGGAACAATCAATTTAACTTCTTTCTCCAAATTAGTATATCTGTCACTGGGTGGAGTCAAGGGGTTGGCAAGCCAGACCCAGCCT is a window of Gossypium hirsutum isolate 1008001.06 chromosome D08, Gossypium_hirsutum_v2.1, whole genome shotgun sequence DNA encoding:
- the LOC121220157 gene encoding AP2/ERF and B3 domain-containing transcription factor At1g50680 — its product is MAATKTSRSGGGSGGDDYMFRASKRLKTETSGGLARFKGIVPQQNGHWGAQIYANHQRIWLGTFKSENEAALAYDSAAIGLRIGDPHRNFPWSYDNIQEPNFQNLHTTRDILNMIKSGSYQSKYADYTKSNANHNKNTIHNDTKFAWQQLFQKELTPSDVGKLNRLVIPKKHAVKHFPHIENDHQTFTTANGGCEDVELVFYDTSMKMWRFRYCYCKSSQSFVFTRGWNRFVKDKKLKEKDAIAFYTCECTGEIEHGRGFFLIDVNYNGGDDENGGRIDVFKRLGSSSVLHHHQGELHVGLELNLGTNFYCNLDEKHNENGEEQGLSGLKSSSSHSVKEKRITLFGARIN